From the Corythoichthys intestinalis isolate RoL2023-P3 chromosome 15, ASM3026506v1, whole genome shotgun sequence genome, one window contains:
- the pkdccb gene encoding extracellular tyrosine-protein kinase PKDCC, protein MPATVGKSLRAATVLSVAVLSVLVCLLLGSVHHLGSVQEDPDEELTSLRAALSHQLAQRRQEIIPLLSPGRDEEPYSTWESFLRDELTRGPGAGAPLGCGALRDMQPLEVLGSGYTKLVVKVTLAGGEPVALKMVNENGIDMGKCVEGFKDPHGCRQLVSSKIGKEVVLLHRLRHPNVIKLRGHCVGDAGGRVTVILEQGTPLQMLRLLQSPWEDRFRVCLDLVRLLHFLSRSPLGSVALLDFQPRQFVMVSGELKLTDLDDASAADTPCGRDADCSLQFPHRNFTLACSARGVCEGLNEKMNIYNAYRYFFTYLLPHQAPPGLTHLVERIMNATGELKADINETLDAFEQILQLYQSGLHLDKLPTSALRDYNVTRGMTTSGNQDYRCWPSYSQQGCVLSVHSAKEAAHICNSHSQCTSFTLTGQKTWTGRPLATFRSNFSLLVPDQTSEVYVKKSAAV, encoded by the exons ATGCCCGCCACCGTGGGCAAGTCGTTACGCGCGGCTACCGTGCTGTCCGTGGCGGTCCTGTCCGTGCTGGTGTGCTTGCTTCTCGGCAGCGTGCACCACCTCGGGAGCGTCCAAGAAGACCCGGACGAAGAGTTGACCTCGCTCCGCGCGGCGTTGAGCCACCAACTGGCGCAAAGACGCCAAGAAATTATTCCTCTGCTCTCCCCTGGACGAGACGAGGAACCGTACTCCACTTGGGAGTCCTTTCTGCGGGACGAACTCACGCGTGGCCCCGGCGCGGGGGCTCCGCTGGGTTGCGGGGCTCTGCGGGATATGCAGCCGCTGGAGGTGCTCGGCTCCGGGTACACCAAGCTGGTGGTAAAGGTGACGCTGGCCGGAGGAGAGCCGGTGGCCCTCAAGATGGTCAACGAGAACGGCATCGACATGGGCAAGTGCGTGGAGGGATTTAAGGACCCCCACGGATGCCGTCAACTGGTTTCATCCAAAATCGGCAAGGAAGTTGTCCTCCTGCACAGGCTGCGGCATCCTAACGTCATCAAG TTGCGCGGTCACTGTGTCGGAGACGCGGGAGGCCGGGTGACCGTCATCTTGGAGCAAGGGACCCCTCTCCAGATGCTCCGTCTGCTCCAGAGCCCCTGGGAGGACCGCTTCAGG GTGTGTCTGGACCTGGTTCGCCTCCTCCATTTCCTGTCGCGCTCTCCGCTCGGATCAGTGGCTCTGCTGGACTTTCAGCCCCGCCAATTCGTCATGGTGTCGGGCGAGCTCAAGCTCACTGACCTGGACGACGCCAGCGCGGCCGATACGCCCTGCGGCCGCGATGCTGACTGTTCCCTGCAGTTTCCGCACCGAAATTTCACCCTGGCCTGCTCGGCCCGCGGAGTTTGTGAGGGACTCAATGAGAAGATGAACATTTACAATGCTTACAG GTACTTTTTCACCTACCTGCTCCCTCACCAGGCCCCGCCCGGCCTCACACACCTGGTGGAGCGCATCATGAACGCCACAG GCGAGCTAAAAGCCGACATCAACGAGACGCTAGATGCTTTCGAGCAAATCCTGCAACTCTACCAGTCTGGCCTGCACCTGGACAAGCTGCCTACATCCGCACTACGAG ACTACAACGTGACGCGAGGCATGACGACATCGGGGAACCAGGACTACCGCTGCTGGCCTTCCTACAGCCAGCAAGGCTGCGTGCTGTCGGTTCACAGCGCCAAAGAGGCGGCGCACATATGCAACTCGCACTCGCAGTGCACCAGCTTCACTTTAACCGGACAGAAAACATGGACAG